One region of Neisseria mucosa genomic DNA includes:
- a CDS encoding type VI secretion system tip protein VgrG, which translates to MKFLSDGLSTTNPLRLTTHPRSNYHTHPIVILEIPAMTARQSYHLTFSRFSPSLSVKSFTASEAANTAYHVEITATSTDSFLPLSSYLNQRAAFEIRPQEAVLSEVVSAFGSASDESPAKQWQGIVTSCEKLSVSKDETVYRFVLEPRFAALKHFQSSRLFQNQTVPDIVAAVFKHHGFSGVDYRFQKSRSYTVREYVTQYLESDFAFINRLCEEEGIWYAFEQHEQHGDVVVFGDSPEHYFRDPSLPVSYRPHAGLESVGTEALFNLSIRHNPIVEGIRSADYNYRTADTDLFAETDNKQSEESADNTVLLGKQQNWGLHPKTPDEAKVQTILLNEAVLCRQTVANGSGNVVSMAPMKVFQTDTAFPEAPDGWLVLGMEHSGSRDTAYSHTFTAVPAQLAFRPERTTPRPHIAGTLPARVTAAENCTYAYIDDMGRYRVKLPFDLDEWSPGGESRPVRLAKPYAGPEYGIHFPLHEGTEVMLSFVQGNPDRPYISGVMHDSAHPDHIPADWNTRNVIRTWANNKLRMEDQKGQEHIKLATDYQKSQLNLGHIVDSNRNKRGENGEGFELRTDGWGAVRAGKGILVSAQNQDANGKVLDMDDAIAQIEQALSLAKSLNKAAQTANNHHTDEETQRGRLKDALKDLKEAGLIQTAPAGIATATQQSQLHTANENIHLVSGNHTDITAGQSLTAHAAESLNLFAQSSGIKMQANQGAVTVQAQNDELQLNALKDAMLTSSAGKITIAAKEEILITCKGAYIKLSNGEIEIGSPKVVRVRAPLEVTGAEMLRHPLPRFIKNKGVDVYYHYDDLMPVVNAPFEAYFEDGTIISGILDENGYAHIEDAPEGRFHVLFGEDPREWIYKEPEEKRVESRYTEEEIQLFWLQENNKGKE; encoded by the coding sequence ATGAAATTCCTTTCAGACGGCCTCTCCACCACCAATCCCCTCCGCTTGACCACCCACCCCCGTTCAAACTACCATACCCACCCCATCGTCATCTTGGAAATACCCGCCATGACTGCCCGCCAATCCTACCACCTCACCTTCTCCCGATTCTCCCCGTCCCTCTCCGTTAAATCCTTCACCGCCTCCGAAGCCGCCAACACCGCCTACCACGTTGAAATCACCGCCACTTCCACCGATTCCTTCCTGCCGCTGTCTTCCTACCTCAATCAGCGCGCTGCATTTGAAATCCGTCCGCAGGAGGCCGTATTGTCCGAAGTAGTCAGTGCATTTGGGTCTGCTTCGGACGAATCTCCGGCGAAACAATGGCAGGGCATCGTGACTTCGTGTGAGAAGCTGTCCGTCTCCAAGGATGAAACCGTTTACCGCTTTGTTTTAGAGCCGCGTTTCGCGGCTTTAAAACATTTCCAATCCTCCCGACTGTTTCAAAATCAAACCGTCCCCGACATCGTTGCCGCCGTCTTTAAGCATCACGGCTTCTCCGGTGTCGACTACCGTTTCCAAAAAAGCCGCAGCTACACCGTCCGCGAGTATGTGACCCAGTATCTCGAAAGCGACTTTGCCTTTATCAACCGTCTGTGTGAGGAAGAAGGCATTTGGTATGCCTTCGAACAGCATGAACAACATGGCGACGTGGTCGTCTTCGGCGACAGTCCCGAACACTACTTCCGCGACCCAAGCCTGCCCGTTTCCTACCGACCCCATGCCGGGCTGGAAAGCGTCGGTACCGAAGCGCTGTTCAACTTAAGCATCCGCCACAACCCCATCGTCGAAGGCATACGCAGTGCCGACTACAACTACCGCACTGCCGATACCGACCTCTTCGCCGAAACCGACAACAAACAATCCGAAGAATCTGCCGACAATACTGTCTTATTGGGCAAACAGCAAAACTGGGGCCTTCATCCCAAAACCCCCGACGAAGCCAAAGTTCAGACGATCCTGCTGAACGAAGCCGTCCTCTGCCGCCAAACCGTCGCCAACGGCAGCGGCAACGTCGTCTCCATGGCACCGATGAAAGTATTCCAAACCGATACCGCCTTCCCCGAAGCCCCCGACGGCTGGCTGGTACTCGGCATGGAACACAGCGGCAGCCGCGATACCGCTTACAGCCACACCTTTACCGCCGTTCCCGCCCAACTCGCCTTCCGTCCCGAACGTACCACCCCGCGCCCCCATATCGCCGGCACACTGCCCGCACGGGTAACCGCAGCAGAGAACTGCACCTACGCCTACATCGACGACATGGGACGCTACCGCGTCAAATTACCGTTTGACTTGGACGAATGGAGTCCCGGCGGCGAAAGCCGTCCCGTCCGACTGGCCAAACCGTATGCCGGTCCCGAATACGGCATCCACTTCCCATTACACGAAGGCACCGAAGTGATGCTGTCCTTCGTACAGGGTAATCCCGACCGTCCGTATATCTCCGGCGTCATGCACGACAGCGCCCATCCCGACCACATTCCTGCCGATTGGAACACAAGGAACGTCATCCGTACCTGGGCGAACAACAAACTCAGGATGGAAGACCAAAAAGGTCAGGAGCACATCAAACTCGCCACCGACTACCAAAAATCCCAACTCAACCTCGGCCATATCGTCGACTCAAACCGCAACAAACGCGGGGAAAACGGCGAAGGCTTCGAACTCAGAACCGACGGCTGGGGTGCCGTACGGGCGGGCAAAGGCATACTCGTCAGCGCACAAAACCAAGACGCCAACGGCAAAGTGCTGGATATGGACGATGCCATTGCACAGATCGAACAGGCGCTCTCCCTGGCCAAAAGCCTGAACAAAGCCGCCCAAACCGCCAACAACCACCACACCGATGAAGAAACCCAAAGGGGTCGTCTGAAAGACGCCCTCAAAGACCTGAAAGAGGCCGGTTTGATCCAAACCGCCCCTGCCGGCATCGCCACCGCAACCCAACAAAGCCAACTGCATACCGCCAATGAAAACATTCACCTCGTCAGCGGCAACCATACCGACATCACCGCCGGCCAAAGCCTGACCGCCCATGCGGCCGAGAGCCTCAACCTGTTTGCCCAAAGCAGCGGTATCAAGATGCAGGCCAATCAGGGGGCAGTCACTGTACAGGCACAGAATGACGAGTTGCAGCTGAACGCGCTGAAAGACGCAATGTTAACCAGTAGCGCGGGGAAGATCACTATTGCGGCTAAGGAAGAGATTCTGATCACCTGCAAAGGGGCTTATATCAAGCTGAGTAACGGGGAAATTGAGATCGGGAGTCCGAAGGTGGTAAGGGTGAGGGCGCCGTTGGAGGTGACGGGGGCGGAAATGCTTCGGCATCCTCTTCCCCGTTTCATCAAAAATAAGGGGGTGGATGTGTATTACCACTACGATGACTTGATGCCCGTAGTTAATGCTCCATTTGAAGCTTACTTTGAAGATGGAACAATTATTTCTGGAATATTGGATGAAAACGGATACGCCCACATCGAAGATGCTCCCGAAGGTAGATTCCACGTTTTATTTGGTGAGGACCCGAGAGAATGGATTTATAAAGAACCTGAAGAAAAACGGGTTGAATCCCGTTATACAGAAGAGGAAATACAGTTGTTTTGGTTGCAAGAAAATAATAAAGGAAAAGAATGA